A window of the Oncorhynchus keta strain PuntledgeMale-10-30-2019 chromosome 21, Oket_V2, whole genome shotgun sequence genome harbors these coding sequences:
- the LOC118377614 gene encoding laminin subunit beta-3 has protein sequence MWILFQLAALTAVAATQRDCSRGACYPPMGDLLLGRDRQLHASSTCGLTGSEVFCTPFGQSKMKCCPCDSRNPSSQLAHTIQDVLSTAGPNRWWQARKDVNPVTVQLDLQNLFQLDTLILTFKGPRPSSLVVERTLDNGKTWQPALYMASDCRSAFPGIAMITPRSLDQTYCYTLPPATTNPYQDQTIQFSPLRQFSTISVPNGQKIQEVSGLSGLRVRMTNLGAVPRLPGRAPSLFYALREMRVMGTCLCHGHANRCLPDTNQLPNTQVSAQCECQHNTAGINCERCADLYNDLPWRPAEEGDTHTCKRCECNNHSQRCRFDPDVYESSGRRSGGMCESCLHHTTGPKCDRCAPGYQPNHRSSMDRPDACIRCHCSAEGVENGDQCDDVTGSCRCKANVDGSQCDRCKMGYYGLTASNPLGCNKCVCSKEGSLSSVCDPVSGQCPCQPHLQGLTCELCSHGYWNPSSPRGCEPCRCDPTNSHGDTCDKSTGQCQCRSGFGGRTCTECPDNTYGDPLIGCRSCQCAAGGTKPGGCDKRTGACRCRLGVTGARCDACTRGHCDSFPDCEVCPSCFFSLDSNIQNLTLGLERLSSRIPSLPGGSLPTSLGPRIRTLEATLTQIRDSLPLPPPSARQVNDALSQLRRLRVQLDQVDGDLSPQGRAPELGTQLDELQALLDGLGLVYNTKRDALRNSVNSNNAGAFSSIKDAYDESTDSAKSVDASGKTVDQSKAVRKDAIDLQNQVQPANTRDLEKLNHQLNTKPDLTPTAKQVCGSVRFAPCTPAQCDGELCPAEGAPPCGRGESCVGALPLGTRAVSDAEEVKDRLKQLNGKITQAAAQIQETQDTANKVRQSTDHLDNQMRRARDDLDADLQETRDFVKELKDFLSDPSSDPTHISTVSEWILNAKLPVSLATLKRKLQEIRDLAAGLPDSTAVLDQAGPQLDIARRLLQEARDARDAALGVKADVDGLLEGFTTVEGSLSGLEEKVQESLDIVDDISSNLTQTKAQLSPAVKALGEVSALAEGMKPQLEGLRALVRSGDMLTQNATEEADKAKREADAAAKELASLEKQLEQLRAAERTSGRGDGTGTAGARLQKLQEEAGSLAQDTGDMIKTLAGKADSLHSLQDEVLLKSQRLTGLEAKLLDLLADMRQKVTIFSTCQG, from the exons ATGTGGATTTTATTCCAGCTAGCAG CCCTGACTGCAGTGGCTGCGACACAGAGGGACTGTTCTCGGGGGGCCTGTTACCCCCCTATGGGAGACCTGCTCCTCGGTAGGGACCGTCAGCTCCACGCCTCCTCCACCTGCGGCCTCACCGGCTCGGAGGTCTTTTGCACCCCCTTCGGACAG tcgAAGATGAAGTGTTGTCCCTGTGACTCCAGGAACCCATCCAGTCAGTTGGCTCACACCATCCAGGATGTTCTATCCACTGCTGGACCCAACAGGTGGTGGCAGGCCAGGAAAG ACGTGAATCCGGTCACCGTACAGTTGGACCTACAGAACCTGTTTCAGCTGGACACCCTCATTCTGACATTCAAG GGTCCTCGTCCCAGCTCGCTGGTGGTGGAGAGGACGCTGGATAACGGTAAAACATGGCAACCTGCTCTCTACATGGCCTCCGACTGCAGATCGGCCTTCCCTGGCATTGCCATGATTACGCCACGTTCCCTGGACCAGACGTATTGTTACACTCTGCCCCCCGCCACCACTAACCCCTACCAGGACCAGACG ATTCAATTCAGCCCCTTGCGTCAGTTCTCTACCATCAGCGTCCCCAATGGGCAGAAGATTCAAG AGGTATCAGGATTGTCAGGCCTGCGAGTGAGGATGACTAATCTGGGTGCTGTGCCCCGCCTGCCGGGCCGCGCTCCCTCTCTGTTCTACGCCCTCAGAGAGATGAGAGTGATGGGCACCTGCCTCTGCCACGGCCATGCCAACCGGTGTCTGCCAGATACTAACCAGCTACCCAACACACAG GTCAGCGCTCAGTGTGAATGCCAACACAACACAGCGGGTATAAACTGTGAGCGCTGTGCAGATCTTTACAACGACCTGCCCTGGAGACCTGCAGAGGAGGGGGACACACATACCTGCAAAC GTTGTGAGTGTAACAACCATTCCCAGCGGTGCCGTTTCGACCCAGATGTGTATGAGTCGAGCGGACGGAGGAGTGGGGGTATGTGTGAGAGCTGTCTTCACCACACGACTGGACCCAAGTGTGACCGCTGTGCCCCTGGATACCAACCCAATCACCGGAGCAGCATGGACCGGCCTGATGCCTGCATAC GCTGTCATTGCAGTGCTGAGGGGGTGGAGAATGGGGATCAGTGTGATGACGTCACAGGGTCCTGTCGCTGTAAGGCCAATGTTGATGGATCGCAATGTGACCGCTGCAAGATGGGATACTACGGTCTGACCGCCTCCAACCCTCTGGGCTGCAACA agtgtgtgtgcagtAAAGAGGGCtccctgtccagtgtgtgtgaccCTGTGAGTGGTCAGTGTCCTTGCCAACCTCATCTCCAGGGGCTGACCTGTGAGCTGTGTTCCCATGGTTACTGGAATCCATCCTCTCCCCGTGGTTGTGAGCCCTGTCGCTGTGACCCCACCAACTCCCACGGTGACACCTGTGACAAGAGTACGGGTCAGTGCCAGTGCAGGTCAGGGTTCGGAGGTCGTACCTGTACAGAATGTCCCGACAACACCTATGGAGACCCACTCATTGGCTGCAGAT CGTGTCAGTGTGCTGCTGGAGGCACAAAGCCAGGAGGCTGTGATAAGCGTACGGGGGCCTGCCGGTGCCGGCTGGGTGTCACAGGTGCCCGTTGCGATGCCTGTACCCGTGGCCACTGTGACTCCTTCCCTGACTGTGAGGTCTGCCCCTCCTGCTTTTTCTCTCTGGACTCAAACATCCAGAACCTCACCCTGGGCCTGGAGAGACTCTCGTCCAGGATTCCCTCTCTTCCTGGGGGCTCGTTACCTACCAGTCTGGGTCCCCGTATCAGAACCCTGGAGGCCACTCTCACCCAGATACGAGACTCTCTCCCACTGCCACCTCCCTCTGCCAGACAAGTCAACGACGCCCTCTCTCAGCTCCGCAGGCTAAG GGTCCAGTTGGATCAGGTGGATGGAGATTTGTCACCCCAAGGCCGAGCCCCTGAGCTAGGCACGCAGCTGGACGAACTCCAGGCTCTACTGGACGGCCTGGGTCTGGTGTACAACACCAAGAGAGATGCTCTCAGGAACTCTGTTAACTCCAACAATGCAG GGGCCTTTTCTTCCATAAAGGATGCCTATGACGAGTCAACTGACTCTGCCAAAAGTGTTGATGCTAGTGGGAAGACTGTAGACCAGTCAAAAGCAGTCAGAAAAGATGCCATTGACCTCCAGAACCAGGTCCAACCAGCCAACACCAGAGACCTGGAGAAACTCAACCACCAGCTGAACACCAAACCTGACCTCACACCCACTGCCAAGCAG GTGTGTGGCAGCGTGCGCTTTGCCCCCTGTACCCCTGCTCAGTGTGATGGTGAGCTGTGCCCTGCAGAGGGGGCGCCCCCCTGTGGCCGTGGAGAGAGTTGCGTCGGGGCTCTGCCTCTGGGGACCCGGGCTGTGAGTGATGCTGAGGAGGTGAAAGACAGACTGAAGCAGCTCAATGGGAAGATCACACAGGCCGCTGCACAG ATCCAGGAAACACAGGACACAGCCAATAAGGTCAGACAGTCCACAGACCATCTGGACAATCAGATGAGGCGGGCCAGGGATGACCTGGATGCAGATCTGCAGGAGACGAGAGACTTTGTTAAAGAGCTGAAGGACTTCCTGTCAG acccATCATCAGACCCGACACACATCAGCACAGTGAGTGAGTGGATCCTGAATGCCAAGCTGCCTGTCAGTCTGGCTACTCTGAAGAGGAAGCTccaggagatcagagacctggcggCAGGACTCCCAGACAGCACTGCGGTCTTGGACCAGGCTGGACCACAGCTCGACATCGCCCGGCGCCTGCTACAGGAGGCCCGGGACGCCAG GGACGCAGCGTTGGGTGTGAAGGCTGATGTTGACGGGCTGTTGGAGGGCTTCACTACAGTGGAGGGCTCCCTCTCTGGCCTGGAGGAAAAAGTGCAGGAGAGCCTGGACATAGTGGATGACATCAGCAGCAACCTCACACAG ACCAAGGCCCAGTTGTCTCCAGCGGTGAAGGCACTAGGGGAGGTGTCTGCCCTGGCAGAGGGGATGAAGCCTCAGCTGGAGGGGCTCAGGGCTCTGGTGCGCTCTGGAGATATGCTGACCCAGAATGCAACAGAAGAGGCCGATAAAGCTAAGAGGGAGGCAGACGCTGCGGCCAAG GAGCTGGCATCCCTGGAGAAGCAGCTGGAGCAGCTGCGTGCTGCAGAGAGGACCAGTGGGCGTGGCGATGGGACGGGGACAGCAGGGGCTCGTCTCCAGAAGCTGCAGGAGGAGGCTGGTTCTCTGGCCCAGGACACTGGAGACATGATAAAGACACTAGCAG GTAAAGCAGACTCTCTGCATAGTCTACAGGATGAGGTCCTACTGAAGTCCCAGAGGCTGACTGGCCTGGAAGCCAAACTGCTGGACCTTCTGGCTGACATGAGACAGAAGGTCACGATCTTCTCTACCTGCCAGGGTTGA
- the LOC118377618 gene encoding G0/G1 switch protein 2-like, which produces METMHEIIPFAKEMLAQKPSRRMLKVYLVGTVVAFLGMVLGLVETVCQSFSSGEPLDAELVQLMAREQRALETEERRRHEEVATVSAAEQITIPRKLQQATGAHRSTGAANRLHAS; this is translated from the coding sequence ATGGAGACCATGCACGAAATAATCCCTTTCGCCAAGGAGATGCTGGCGCAAAAGCCTAGCCGCCGTATGCTGAAGGTGTACCTTGTGGGCACCGTGGTGGCCTTCTTGGGCATGGTTCTGGGTCTGGTGGAAACCGTGTGCCAGTCTTTCTCCTCCGGAGAGCCGCTGGACGCAGAGCTCGTTCAGTTGATGGCTCGGGAGCAGAGGGCACTCGAgacggaggagagaaggagacatgAGGAGGTGGCAACAGTTTCGGCCGCAGAGCAGATCACCATACCCAGGAAGCTACAGCAGGCCACGGGAGCGCATAGAAGCACAGGTGCAGCCAACCGACTGCACGCCTCGTAA